In Excalfactoria chinensis isolate bCotChi1 chromosome 3, bCotChi1.hap2, whole genome shotgun sequence, one DNA window encodes the following:
- the SOX7 gene encoding transcription factor SOX-7 — translation MAALLSTYPWPERLEGGEAEGLQAGPPPRCPPGEKGGESRIRRPMNAFMVWAKDERKRLAVQNPDLHNAELSKMLGKSWKALSLSQKRPYVEEAERLRVKHMQDYPNYKYRPRRKKQVKRICKRVDPGFLLGSLARDQNAVPEKRTCGRAGGEKEGPGEYPPRTGLPPIRGYRDPPGSGSSTSVDAYPYGLPTPPEMSPLDAIDPEQSFFSSPCPEEHHRSHLAGASFSPEYAGSSLPCNHHPLSPMPQPNSCMIPPASSCPPLPPPPPPSYYTPAFPSLHPTSLHAHLGQLSPPPDHHGFDTLDQLSQAELLGEMDRNEFDQYLNTPGHSDHHAGGLANGHVPAASTAGSSHAAETSLISVLADATATYYNNYSVS, via the exons ATGGCCGCGCTGCTGAGCACCTACCCGTGGCCGGAGAGGTTGGAGGGGGGGGAGGCAGAGGGGCTGCAAGCGGGGCCGCCCCCAAGGTGTCCACCGGGGGAGAAGGGAGGCGAAAGTCGCATCCGCCGCCCCATGAACGCTTTCATGGTGTGGGCGAAGGACGAGAGGAAAAGGTTGGCCGTGCAGAACCCCGACCTGCACAACGCGGAGCTCAGCAAGATGCTCG GCAAATCCTGGAAGGCTCTGAGCCTCTCACAGAAGCGACCCTATGTGGAGGAAGCTGAACGGTTGCGGGTCAAGCACATGCAAGATTATCCCAACTACAAGTACCGGCCCCGCAGGAAGAAGCAAGTCAAGAGAATCTGCAAGCGAGTAGACCCTGGTTTTTTGCTGGGCAGCCTTGCACGGGACCAAAACGCCGTGCCTGAGAAGCGGACCTGTGGCCGGGCTGGGGGTGAGAAAGAGGGGCCGGGTGAGTATCCCCCTCGCACAGGGCTGCCGCCCATCCGGGGCTACCGGGACCCGCCAGGCAGCGGCAGCAGCACCAGCGTGGACGCCTACCCCTATGGGCTGCCCACCCCTCCCGAGATGTCTCCGTTGGACGCCATAGACCCTGAACAGAGCTTCTTCTCCTCACCCTGCCCTGAGGAGCATCACCGCTCCCACCTCGCCGGAGCTTCCTTCTCCCCGGAGTACGCGGGCAGCTCCCTCCCATGCAACCACCACCCGCTCAGCCCCATGCCACAGCCAAATTCCTGCATGATCCCCCCGGCCTCCAGCtgtcctcctcttcctcctcctcctcctccaagcTACTACACACCCGCTTTCCCCTCTTTGCACCCCACCAGCCTCCATGCCCACCTGGGCCAGCTCTCTCCACCACCCGATCACCATGGCTTTGACACCTTGGACCAGCTGAGCCAAGCTGAGCTGTTGGGAGAGATGGACCGTAATGAATTTGACCAATATCTCAACACCCCCGGCCACAGTGACCACCACGCTGGAGGCTTGGCCAATGGACACGTCCCAGCGGCCTCAACAGCTGGCAGCTCCCACGCTGCAGAGACCAGCCTCATCTCCGTCCTTGCCGACGCCACGGCCACCTACTACAACAACTACAGCGTCTCCTAG